The genomic DNA TTCCATGGctatcaggaaaaaaaaaatgtcaataaataagagaaatctCTGTAAATTATCACATACACCCACCTGAGTTCCCAGGCCAGTAGCACTTCATAAGTTCTTCAACTTGCTGTGGCACCACATATGCTCTCTTAGATTCACTAAAAGGGTGACGACACAGAATTCGTTCTCCCACCTGTAAGTTTAAATATCCGATAAAAAATTAGGGCCTTTCCACTTGCATCATGATCCTCATATaggtctaaaatatttttttagtatggTATAGATAAAGAGAGTCACAAGGACAGAGTACCTTAGGGGGAGGTTCATTTTCTCCTGTCATTATGTCGACCAGAGGGTAACCTTCTCTGCCATATAATCTATAACTCCGTTTTTTACAGGGTATAGAAACCTAGTATCCagaaaaaggaataaaaattatgttaagtgAACATCAATGACAATAAAAGATTCTAGGTGGCATGTTCATACCTTTGAAACATCTTCAGAAAGTTTGATGCGAGGCTGATTATTTATCTCAACGAGCTTGAAAACACAACCTAGAGCAGGCTGAGCATAGCAAGTTACCAGATAGGTTCCTATTCCAAATGCATCGACCTCATGAccctttcaaaaagaaattaaaaaaatagttggcCTGTTAGACATGAAAGttcaataaaatgtttaatgcACACATTTACCTTCATCCTACTTAAACATAATATTGACTATCGTgttatcaaaaatttatcaaaaattaaactCACACAGATGTATAGATGTAACAATTCTTTTAATTAAGATACATTTTACAATGAAACAAAGTTTATAGAGATAAATGAATTGATGTAATTATTTCTTATCTAAAAAACCATTATACTAAACTACAACGAATCAGCAGGACAACTGATTATGGTCGACATCAATTGTTGCTCAAATAATGACATTACCAGGGGCAGCTTGGTGGTTCAGACCACTGGATGAATACAACAAAATCATATTGTTAGATGCGGTAAAAAATCACCTGAAAACAGGTTCAGGCATACGCAATTACTCAGCATACCAGCTAAGATGATGATACTAATCCCTACTGATTAGTAGGTGTATCACACactcatataatcatatgaagAGTCATCACTCCAAATATTTGTGcattttataatctttttaataCATGCATAAAGTTTAGaagcaataataaaatttaatccagCACAATACTTATTTTAGAGATTACCTGTTTCTTTAATGCGTCCAAAGTTTCTTCATTGAGATCATTACTTGCAGTAATGCTCATCTTTCCAAAACCAGGCAATCGAAATTCTTTCTCAACAGTGCGAAAGAACTTTCGGGCCTCAGAAGACAAATATGCTAAATCACCAGAGTCCAATCTAATGCCCGCAGCTTTATACCTACATAACATCTCATCTAAAGTCAACAACAAAAATGGTGCAACTAAAGATTTAACCGGATTTATCATTCAAGTGGTGAGCTTGGCAATGTTTAgctaataaaatgaagattctCAAAATCACAAATTCATATGCTAATGGTAAAAAGATGGAAACACATGGACCATAAAAACATATGAACAGAGAGATAagattttaacataaaataattaataaaaagtgaCGAGCGAAAAAAAGACATATGTCCATGTGATGTAAAGAGAAACTATTCTATCAGGTAAAGATGACAATACATGTGTAAAGTTTCAGATATACCCCAAATCATTGAGTGCCAAAGCAACTGCACAAAAGTTGGGAACTCCACTCCTCATGACCTGGTAAAATGGATTTGGTGACATTGAACCCCATTATTAACAAGTGGACCttattaaaggccaaatgaAGATGCAAATGACTTATACAAGAGCAAAAAcagtaaaaaggaaaaaaaattacttgcCTCTAATTACTACCCAGAATATAATTCATGTTTATGTTTAGGGTGGCCTTAACATGTTCCATCATGACGCatgttaaaataacaaaattttaatcacaTCAACGTATTGAACtttagtttttccttttttttagaAAGATTTTTTGAAAGTGAGTTaatgcaattaaaattttggtctTTATGATCTTGGGCAGAGTTAAGACGACTTcaacatttattataatacaTTAACCGAAGCCACGCTAGATTCCAACGGTTAGAAGAAAATTATAGGAAGAGAACACTAGGTGTTGAATAGCAAGAATGAGACATTTGACCTTTATAAGTAGATTCtgccaataaaaaaaaacataagagaTTATCACATTTGATGACTCCTACTTTTTGTCTTCCAGATTTTTTCAACACTTACAGACAAATGAAACATAAATAAGATTTGTTATTCATGAATTGGCTTgagtaataaatatattaagaaTGTAAACTGTGAAGATAAAAGAGATAGAGGGAACAGTTCAGTTATTAggtaaaaatttattgtaaatCAAGCTTCATGCACTATTCATGATCTAAAGAGAAATATGACATTAAATAATTGACGCTAAGCCATGCAGGTAATGGAATGGATTTGAACTAGCAAAATGAAAGAATTTTTTCAGCGTACTTACATCATATGTGTCTACAAGAGCTAGAAAGCTATTAGGAAATGCTAAGGCATATGAGGTAAAAGCAGCTAGCTCACTTTGATTTGTCTCACCAAATATGCCACGTAATGAGCTTGACCACTGTGAAGAATGCACAAATTCAAAGATTGAATACTGGAGCAGATCAGAGCCAGGGTAatgtaaagaagaaagaaactaTAATGTAAAATTTACAAATGAAGCTAtaagtttaaatgaaaatagttataattgtacaccaagaaaaaaataaaatcattctgAAGCATGCATAAGATTTATTAACCTCCCAAAACAGTGACAAAATAAAGGTGACCACTGCAAAGCATggcataaaaaaaatgataataatccTCTTTCTGAAAGACATCCAAAAATCTCCATCCAAGTGATGAGTAATCCTGTGTGGTGTTAACATGCAAATTAAGTGATGATTTGGCATATGAATTGTCAACACCACTTGGGCTCAGATTTTTTGGTTATCTCTTGGGATGGGTGGCACTACTATAAATAGaagaattttcctttttttcttcttgagtGGTAAGGTTAAGAATTCGATGTAGCTCAAATTTGTCcaggttttaataattttttaccaaATCCTATCAAAAAGGTGAACCAACAGCCTCTTGAACTCAGATAGGAATGAAGATTAACACAACATGGTGTTCTAATGCACACAGACTATCTGACATTACAAAAAGCAAAAATTTATGTCACAATATAAatgaaacagaaaaagaaaagcaaaatgcCTGATCAAGGGGAAAAAACCTGAATTTTGTTTAACCATGTCTGAACTAGACCAACAAAATCCTCACAAGTATGCAAGCCATCCGAGCTTTTAAGTGATTTCTCTATGATCTCATCAGGGCTCTGCAAATTGACAGATAAATAAGAACACTAATTATGAAGATAAACAAATACCCACAAATCTAGAACtgagaaattatcattttaaatgcaataaaattattatgctgactcatatgataaagacaaagacaaaactgACAGAAATTCAAGGAGATCCAAAATGTCAAGGCCTAGTCCCAGCTAATAGCTCCAGTGTAATATTGACAGTCAAAGTACCAATAGATGTAAATGTGACCAGCCGCAACAACAACAGACAGAAGACTTTTGTCAACTTCAAACACCTTCTAGTAAAAACCCAGACAAGTAGAGGAAAAGGCTAAAAGGAAAATGCAGTAATTGATAAATCAACAATCAGTCAATAAGCATAATCTGAAACCAAACAAGATGGGCTTTCTTAGCTTAAGGTCAGTTTAGGACTTGTCTTGAAACACAATCTACAAAAGAagtatcaatataaaaaatgtcgCTTTCCTATCCACAAAAACAATTATCATAAAGATGTGAATATTGCAAAAGTTCTCACTTCTCACGTTAGGATTGTACAGTCACATGTCAAAGAAGTAGCTAGTAAGATTAAATGGGAAAAAAGAGACTTCAACCAATAAAACTCCAACAATATCAAGTTCATGTCAATTGTTATGGTAAAGAAAACTGTATGGTTTTTGCACATTATTAAACAACTAACAATAGAGGTATTTGAACATCTCCTCTGATTAACTAACCATAAAAGAGCTAACAAAAGCATGTGAATGTGTTCCACGAAGCGGTATCCCAAATAACCTCCCAGCTGCAACATTGCTGAAAATATAGAACACAAAtccaaaagataaattaaaccaaatgtTTACTCAGATTAgcaagccaaaaaaaaaaaaaaaaggaacaaattTAAAGAATCCAAGCTTCAAAATATCTCAAGATCAATCAAACAAGGCACTTGTATTTTTTACTGTTCCTGGGACCTATTCTTTCACTCCACAAATTCAATATGTCCCTAAGAGGtagatcaaatatatatttttttaattttcgatAAGATTCAAACAAACAGCTGAACCAAGTTGTTTAACCTGTTCTACTTTGAGAAGTGCATAGAAATTGGATTTATTCACTTAAGACTTCTAGTATGGACAATTAATACGAGAAAAAGAGTTGCTTGCATAATGCTTAGAACATTGAACTTAGAAGCTCAACAGGGCATATAAAATCGATATAAGAAACAATGACTGTACAATACAAAAACATTTTCAGTATAAACTACCTTGTTGCATCAAATCCTCCCATGTAACAGTACTTTGATGCTCCTATCCCTCCATCAGGTCCCTACATGTAATATAAAGAAGGCTACTCTCACAAAGAGACATAAATCATGAGttcaaataaaagataaaaagaaaaatgagggCAACCTGGGCCCGTCGAAGCCCAAACTCGAGTAATATTTTGGATTTTCCAGCAACAAATCGATGTCTTGCAGCATTTGTAGCTACTAATGATGCATAATTAATAAGATTCACAAATGCAGTTTCCAACAATTGGACCACCTAACCACAAAAGATATGaattaaaatgaattgaattgtAAAATTAGCATCAAAACAGATGATTTATGTGGAAGCAATACTCACAGCAACTGGGCCTTCAACTCTTAGCAAGGGTACCTTTGGGAAAACAACCGACCCCTCTGAAATAGCATACACTTCAACATCAGAACAGTCGATTCCTCTAAGATAATTGAAGAAGCCATCCTATGGTTtgtattaacaataaaattatcagTTAACAATAAATTTGTAGGTAAAATTCACAATTcgcaaattttatcaaaaaacaaaaaaagtattttaaatgaattatgcAATATTGctagaaaaaaaatccaaactttATTGTGGAAACCCATTCATTAAGTGTAGGAATTCAACTGATACTAAGTCATGATAAATAgaacaaaatatgtaaaatgagGGGAATGATGACAGGTATTATCAATTAATCAACCAAGTTTTCCCCCATCCTTTAGGGTAAATGGGAGAAATTAAGACAATGGAAGTTACAACAGTCTAGCTCATGCATCCATCACTAACCTTCCACCCAATCCAACATGAAGTAAGTTCAACTTACATGTAAGCAATGCTGCTTATATATGTAGCATGTATCTATCATGCATCCCTAAAACTATAGGAGAAGTCAAAATGGTCTACGgcatttcaacattttttaaagaaactGCAATAACCTATTAGCAAGATCAACTTAACAAGCTTGGGTGCAACTTCTTTTTGGAGTTTCAATGTcattatctattattaattaacaaataataaagttattatgCCATACCTCACACGATCCAGGCAAACTATCACGGACAAATGAGATCTCGTCCTCTGTAAACTTAAAGTTGGCAATTAGCCTTATGCATTCTTCTAAACCAGCAAAGATTGTATATTCACCACCAAATGGATTCTTTCGAAAATACAAATCAAACCTGTAGCACACCAGGAAACAAATAATAACCACAAAGGCAACACAGACGTCAACTTGTAGAAAGTTGGCTTTGTAGTATGGAAACAACACACTACACAGCTTAAGAATGAAGATCTTAAAATGCTGTCCGTGATCAGTATTCTAGTGCTTTCCAGTAAGtagtaaacaaaattaaatgattcaaattttaacaatCCAAAAATCTTAAACCGAGTATACAAGGACGACTGAAATCCCTTGATATTGCTGTTTCATTAATTCTCAATTTTGTTTGTGATAAACAACAATCCTATTTCCTTACAGTAATTCAAAGCCAAGATTATGTGTCTtgtaattaatttcaaaacccATAATTATGTTATAACTGAATTTAGTTTAGTGTAACAATATAGTTGAAACATGAACAGCTCATCCAAACATTTCAAAACATATCAATTTACCACTCAATCGCAAAACCAAATTGTTAGCCTAAGTTTAACATAACAATTCACATGATAAACCTCAATGTAGCCGacttaacaaaaaaaacttcAATTAATCGTGAACTTACATTAAATTCTACAACGAAGAAAAGTAAACTTAGAAGATTGAATTGACAACTTACACAGCACGTTCCTCGTGCTTGCCGGCTTTCCAGTAAGCATAAGCCATGGTGAACTGATAAAGATCGGTCAGAAGAGGGGTGACCATGGGGTTAGTCGGGCCGTCGATGACCCGACCCGTGCGCTCTCCAGTAGGACCATTATTTTTCccctccatttttttttttctgttatttgCTTTGCCTAATTTTGAGCGCAGAATTTATGTGCGtgtatttatatacacaatgaATTTGAAGAGAAGACGGCCTTGTTATTTACGGCTTTTCGAAGACGGAAATGAGCTGTTTAGTTAAAAAACCGTTAAAAtctaagaattttatttttaaaaaatatttcaggaAAATTtctgagaagaagaagaacagagAGAAGGGCACGTGCGAAATACGATATCGGTCTAACACGTGGCTGGATGTCAtatgtttgaattgaatatttcaattttcaaaccaGTTAGATGAAAATATTAGGCTCTGACACAAACTCGGAATTCTATATAGGGCAAATACTGTTTCCCCCCAATTCAGTGAAAAGCTTTTTTCAAcccattaactattaaaaaattaaatacttatttatttattaaattttattcttattattagagataaaattattatttattaaaatatttaaaaattaaaaaattattatatttatcttctaaatttaaaaatttaacaaaattttatttacctaaagtttagaaaataaatatttcccCCTACTATTTTTTCAACTATCACTGTTGACGGCGAGAGATGGTGACAGTGACATTCTCCTTTTTTTTCTGGCTTTTCTCTCAGTTATACTCTATTTTTAGCAATCATTGGTTAAAAAAATCAGCCAACAAAAACGAATCATTCATCTCCAAACGAAGACGTGATTCATCTTCATCGAAATTGCATCTTTGTCTAGAGATAAAGAATGGTCTTTGTCAACCTGTTTCTTGAGTGGATGACGGTCAAAAATGAAGCAAGACTAAGAGAGAAgtagggagggagagagaacatCACTATCACTGTCATATTTGGCTGCCTATAGATTGTTGGAAAATCTCTAGGGGGAATGTatgtttttgaaactttgagTGGGAGAATTTATTAGGTTTTAAACTTGTGAatggaaatatgataaatttttaattttttaaatatttttattaaataacaatattaccTTTATCAGtaatagttaaatttaatagacaaataaatatttaaatttttgataattaacaaattaattggATTTGTATTAAACCTTGGGTAcgaatagtcatttggccttctaTTTATTGCCTTGACAAGATGTGGCGCTTGCTACTGCTCTGCAACATTGGAAGGTAAAATATACAGAGAAGCATGTAAGGGAGAATCCTTCAATCAGAAAATTTACCAGGCGCAATTTACTTTCAAATGGAAATCTGGGGGGTCAAAAGAATAATGAACTACGACAGTCAATTCAGCACGTGTTGATTgtgcaaaaaaatatttacaaccCCGGCCCGTCAGATGGGTAAAGAGGAAACGCAAATCTTACTGCATTTCATGCGCTTGACCAGGTGCAGGTTGAATTGTATTCAACAGTCTCAGACTAGAAATTTACCGTAAATTACCATATGATTAACAAAGAAATCATAAGCAAGTCTGGATATgcatacatgcatgcatgcatatatatatatatatatatatacacacacacaccatTGAACAATCCTTAATCTATAGGATATAGAGATAGAATTATATCCAGCAATACAATGAAGTCAATTCTTATTACAACAatgaatttaaacatttattctaATTTCACTTTTATAAGAAACGAATACTTTTGATTTGGTTGTTAGTGATTACGAATTctatcattcatatatatatatatatatatatatatatatatgattcaCTTGTATCGTATGACATCAAATAAATGGACATGCACCTTTTACCACTAAACAATCCTTAATCTATACGATATAGATATAGAATTATATTTAGCAATACAATGTAGTTAATTCTTATTACAATAATGAATTTAGACATTTATTCCAATTTCActtttatgaaaaatgaataCTCCTTTGGTAGttaggggaaattaattaaaatagacagcTAGTTTGTCGCGTAAATCTTTTTCGGTATGAATTTTTAGCTTCTACCTTTTtaagtaaatcatatttttcattccaaaaatacctcTCTTCTAACTTCTTAGCGTTTACAATAGTTTTCAcaatattaatcttttttatttaagacGATATgcattaaacttaatttttctgtaatgaataatatctacagatgaaaaatagattaatttttatataataatttattcttatatgcATTTATACAATTACAAAGTGTGGATATACCGAACATTTTCTTAAAATAGTGTGTTTTTTCTGAGCAGGTGtgaaaatgtgtgaaataatgcgtgaaagggtgcgaaaatTTGGAAAGGATGCAGGAAGGGTTGCAagtgtgtgaaagggtgcgacaatttagAAAGGGTGCAGGAACGGGTGCAggtgtgtgaaagggtgcgataATTTGGAAATGGTGCGTAAAGAGGTGCGGGTGCGTAAAAGGGTGCGATAGTGCTTGAAGGGGTGCAAGTGCGGGTACGTGAAAGAGTACAAGAATTTATAAATTcgacaaatttataatattatataatattattaatataatatatataatatattatattattaatatataatatattataaataaaggttatataatatattatatataaaagggtgcGAGACCCCTTTGCATTTCTCTcacccttatatatataatattttttatattctatatACCACACCTTTTCACACACCTGTACCCTTTCTAAATTGTTGCACTCTTTCATGCActcgcaccctttcacgtaCCATTTTCAAATTGTCGTACCTTCCACTCACCCACACCCTTTCACACATCCCTTCGGTGTTGTCGCACCCTTCTATGCACCAGCACCTTtggaaggggtgcgtgaaaaagTGTGAATGCGTGGAAGGGTGCAACAATTTGGAAATGGTGCgagtgcataaaatataaaatatattatattatattaattatatatatataaaggggtgcatttctcgcacccctttatatataatatattatatattatatattaataatataatattataaatttgcaAATCGCCACACCCTTCCATgcacccgcaccccttcacgcaccttttccaaattattgcaccctttcacacacTTGTAAcccttcccgcaccctttccaaatttctaCACCCTTTCACACATCATTTTACACATTTTCGCATCCGCTCGAAAAAAACGCATCGTTTTGAGAAAACACCTGATATATCCatcattttgtaattgtataaatgtatataagaataaattattatataaaaaattaatctatttttcatctgtagatattatttattatagaaaaatgaaGTATAATACGTATCGtctgaaatataagagattaatgTTGTGAAAGCTATTGTAAAAGTTGAGAAATTAGAAGAAgggtatttttagaataaaaaatatgatttgcttaaaaatataaaagctaAGAATTCGTATCGAAAAAGGTTTATGCGACAAACttgttgtatattttaattaattttccgaTAGTTAGTGATCAATATTCTTATAAAAGCCcgagttaaaataaaaatatattcataggAAACTATGTTTGACACGGAAGAGAGATTATACCAAGTCTTGCCATTCTTTTCATAGAAAAtcttttatctatattataagTCGATTTGCATGTAGATGGCACGGTCAAATACTAGTAGTTTAATTTGTTGTTCACTCGGTGTCATATCTATGAGTTGGATTAAAGAGTAGTTTGACTGAATAAGatcatgtataaaaaaaatgtgtgtGAATTATGTAATAAAAGTTGAGATCGAGCAAATAAAGAAACTTGGGGAAAAAACTATATCCTTATGTAGAAATGTTTGTAGAAAAAGTTGTTTATATACCCTTATCTATTTAGGTCTCTGAACTGTCTTTAATATGAAACTTAGAAGAACTATAcctcaaaaattaaatattaaaattgaaaaatctaaagTCATATAAATTACAATCCAAAGTTAAAATTTCTAACAGTCTCCTTTTCACATTGGAATTTTGTAAAGATAAAGACTCACTCTTCTTTCCCTCTATCTTAACACCATATAATGAAGATATGAGtctatattttcattattttatattgtgatagacacaaagatataatataaaagaatcaaattatataaaagtaaaaatataaggagttaattaaaaaatgataaaatcttaTGAACATCtgtgtgaaattttaaaaattattttgattttttaatatattaaaattaattattttttgggtctaaaaaattattaaaacaattattttttatacctCAAAGatacttataaatatttaaaatttaataggttaGGTGACTCTCTTTGATCCTCTTAAGATCTGCCACTAGTTTTGTGACTCATAGGCTTTCAGAAAATGTCGCTGCCAGTCATCAACTTCTGCAAATCACTTAGTTATCTATCACAAGATTAATATAGTCTTAAATATGAAAAGTTTTTGCTCCAGAGTTTGTTATAATGAGAGAAAAACAACTTATTCTTTAAAAGTCCGAAGGTTTATGATTCCCCATGGCTGAGGCTTCCATGAACAAGCTTGAGATGATTAGTCGTCCAATACTACGAGGTCTTTGGATTTAGGGCTCACTTTCTTTTTACCTCCCAAGCCTGGCAATTTGCAGATGGGGCATACGTTCTTCAGCTTAAGCCACTGCTTTACGCAGTTGGTGTGAAATTCATGCCCACAATCCAGCTTCCCAACATCTTCTCCATCAGCATATTCCTCCTGGAAAGATTCATAAGAACACACAATGATAAAGAGGATTATTCTTATGTAAAGTTTTAGGATGATTATTCTTACCTGACAGATACAGCATTGTTCATTTTTCACAGGAGACCCAACTGGGACAGTCTGATGTTTTCGGTGCCTTAGAAGTGTCACAATATCTTCCTCGCTCAATCCAGTGTTAACACTTCCAATTTGCTCCTCCAGGGCCAGTAGTTCCTGATAAAACCTCAAACTTACTAATATTGTTGTTATTTACCATGAACCCTATCCCACCCCTCTAAATAAATTGATCCCTCCAAGATTTATATAAGAAGATTCCATCTCCATATCTCTTGCTTTCACTTCAAGAGATTTGTCACCATAAATCTTAATcataatgagtaatattatgcgtACAAACAATGTGCAGAAACAATGACTtgttactatatgattgaattattttaaattaaagataaaacaatagttaattatacgataacaaattattgtttgtacataaCTTGTGTACATGGTGACTAAGGAAAGTTGTCATTGATGAAGTTGTTGATGGTTTTGCTAAGACTATTACTAAAGgtgacaatttttaatatgatccATTAACTCAATACGACATGAAAAAATCGGATTAGAATTAAGttattttacatgaaattttttttgaatcaattcaacatgactcaaaactaaatcaaatagTATTAAagttaatacaaaaataacctAAACTAACTGAAATTGACTTGAATATTTGTGAAAACAATGGATAATTTTAGATTAGTTTGGGTTGTATCAAGTTAAcccaaaaattaaatgattgagtttgggttgaaaatttttgacacaaatttaatttggattaggttaaaattaaatatctttaacctgaaaaccaaattaatatgatataaatacgATCTGATAATACGATAAATGAGGTCTAACTATTACATGTTTGATTGGTCTATTTAAAGCAATTTTCTGGCTACAAAACTTCGATGATATATTATGCAATGAATCTCCTGATTTTATTTAGTGTTACCTCATAAGACATGTTATCTGTATCAAGACGCAGATCTTCATGTAGATCCTCCTCCTCATCTTGATCTTCATCGTCTTCCTCATTGCCACCCTCATGAATCCACATTGACTGGTTCATCCCCATCATATCCTGACATGTTTGTTATATATGAATACATCAAGTGATCATTTCTCTTGCAATGGAATGACCATGAAAAGTTTACCAATGTATAACTTAACAACAAAGTAGTATAGAAGTAAAGCTCAAATCTAAATGATAACCATACCTGAACCCGTAGGGCGCCGGTCCTACGAAAAACTTGCAGTGCATTCTCAACCTGTAattcaaaaatagagaaatgtTGAGCTTCTGATCAAGTGatgaaacaagaaaatgaaacaagGAAGATCAGTCTTAGGCCCAACCAATTTTTCACATCATAATACACATTCCTTTGATGTTATAATTTGAATCTGATAAAGATAACTTCCAATTTTTGTTAGGATTGTGAttatattagagataaaacaaacatcattgacaaaatatattcatatacaGAAGGTTTAGCCTACCCCATTTAAGAGCATGCTTCTCCTTAGTGCAGCAGGAGATAAAGTCCGAAGCGCCGGGGGGGTATCCTGCTGAGCATTCCCTGGTGGCCTTGTCATGAATCTTGGCCTCAGAGGTTCACGAGGCCTCACATTGCCACTTCTAAGTACGCTCTCCTGTCCTCCGGCAGCGTAGCCACCGTGCACCCAGCCGCCGAACTCCGATCCACTTCCAGTTTCTGCATTTCTGTTAGCGTAGAGACCACCCATGTTGGGATTATTAAACTGGTTTGGAGCAATTGGTGGCCTGGGATTTGACGATGAAGCATTTCCAGGAAAACTTGGATTGATATGTGATGTCATGAGGGACAAATTTAGTCCGTTTACAGCTTGAGCAGAAGAAGAACTAGATGATCCAGATTGAAAAGAATCTGGAGCTTGCAACATAGGGTGCATTGGTGGAAGTTCAAATGGTGATATACTCTGAAACACAAGGTCATTATATATGTGGTTAAGCATATCTCTTTGCCAATTAGCATGTCCACTAATAGAATTCATCATCGACATGT from Mangifera indica cultivar Alphonso chromosome 16, CATAS_Mindica_2.1, whole genome shotgun sequence includes the following:
- the LOC123198564 gene encoding nicotinate phosphoribosyltransferase 1-like isoform X1 — protein: MEGKNNGPTGERTGRVIDGPTNPMVTPLLTDLYQFTMAYAYWKAGKHEERAVFDLYFRKNPFGGEYTIFAGLEECIRLIANFKFTEDEISFVRDSLPGSCEDGFFNYLRGIDCSDVEVYAISEGSVVFPKVPLLRVEGPVAVVQLLETAFVNLINYASLVATNAARHRFVAGKSKILLEFGLRRAQGPDGGIGASKYCYMGGFDATSNVAAGRLFGIPLRGTHSHAFVSSFMSPDEIIEKSLKSSDGLHTCEDFVGLVQTWLNKIQWSSSLRGIFGETNQSELAAFTSYALAFPNSFLALVDTYDVMRSGVPNFCAVALALNDLGYKAAGIRLDSGDLAYLSSEARKFFRTVEKEFRLPGFGKMSITASNDLNEETLDALKKQGHEVDAFGIGTYLVTCYAQPALGCVFKLVEINNQPRIKLSEDVSKVSIPCKKRSYRLYGREGYPLVDIMTGENEPPPKVGERILCRHPFSESKRAYVVPQQVEELMKCYWPGNSGKRREDLPPLKDIRERCIKQLELMRPDHMRRLNPTPYKVSVSAKLYDFIHFLWLNEAPVGELQ
- the LOC123199817 gene encoding probable E3 ubiquitin-protein ligase RHG1A, encoding MDGRNLDSEDASSRKGKSVMNYTGQSSSSANTEYQITSLQLSSGDDQHAPSETHQGFQGASNENGQVRNGPSLGNIDLNEICEGNLKDASEETGGGVTLNPPASDPSNPILISSGISGYVVEENDDGGEGGPSNGRRLTCKRRVPESSSGPLLLRGSSSSSSQQAGNPDEQAVIPQEISGSSSNVLSALPNPPNVAHFGHVNAGLTMDTFNRQSSSMTANGFEGGPAMQQTFNVAGHGAGFGEATGTNQTSMWGGQSDGFQRNIRLRPNVDHQFPVPDDYMSMMNSISGHANWQRDMLNHIYNDLVFQSISPFELPPMHPMLQAPDSFQSGSSSSSSAQAVNGLNLSLMTSHINPSFPGNASSSNPRPPIAPNQFNNPNMGGLYANRNAETGSGSEFGGWVHGGYAAGGQESVLRSGNVRPREPLRPRFMTRPPGNAQQDTPPALRTLSPAALRRSMLLNGVENALQVFRRTGALRVQDMMGMNQSMWIHEGGNEEDDEDQDEEEDLHEDLRLDTDNMSYEELLALEEQIGSVNTGLSEEDIVTLLRHRKHQTVPVGSPVKNEQCCICQEEYADGEDVGKLDCGHEFHTNCVKQWLKLKNVCPICKLPGLGGKKKVSPKSKDLVVLDD
- the LOC123198564 gene encoding nicotinate phosphoribosyltransferase 1-like isoform X2, whose amino-acid sequence is MEGKNNGPTGERTGRVIDGPTNPMVTPLLTDLYQFTMAYAYWKAGKHEERAVFDLYFRKNPFGGEYTIFAGLEECIRLIANFKFTEDEISFVRDSLPGSCEDGFFNYLRGIDCSDVEVYAISEGSVVFPKVPLLRVEGPVAVVQLLETAFVNLINYASLVATNAARHRFVAGKSKILLEFGLRRAQGPDGGIGASKYCYMGGFDATSNVAAGRLFGIPLRGTHSHAFVSSFMSPDEIIEKSLKSSDGLHTCEDFVGLVQTWLNKIQWSSSLRGIFGETNQSELAAFTSYALAFPNSFLALVDTYDVMRSGVPNFCAVALALNDLGYKAAGIRLDSGDLAYLSSEARKFFRTVEKEFRLPGFGKMSITASNDLNEETLDALKKQGHEVDAFGIGTYLVTCYAQPALGCVFKLVEINNQPRIKLSEDVSKVSIPCKKRSYRLYGREGYPLVDIMTGENEPPPKVGERILCRHPFSESKRAYVVPQQVEELMKCYWPGNSGKRREDLPPLKDIRERCIKQLELMRPDHMRRLNPTPYKVM